In the Treponema sp. J25 genome, one interval contains:
- a CDS encoding tetratricopeptide repeat protein, with protein MKHTFFKSLWLFLFFMAVTAGSFAQETDSTTPASQQKPDALRSYRMGRDLEVQGRIDEANQRYEEAVQICKQEIAQNATNMDSYTVLTWALLRQKKYSEVLEWGAQGLRVNPNDYRVIETMGEAHFFLRNYDKCLQFMQRYINGAPQGERVSVAYFFMGEVYRLQKKWNHADMAYSMAVRLEPNMPIWWFRLGFVLEALNDFPNAQKAYERAVKLNPTFKDALDGLERIKRRG; from the coding sequence ATGAAACACACTTTTTTTAAAAGTTTATGGCTTTTCTTATTTTTCATGGCAGTGACGGCTGGCAGCTTTGCCCAGGAAACGGACTCCACGACGCCGGCGTCGCAGCAAAAACCCGATGCCCTGCGAAGCTACCGTATGGGCCGGGATTTAGAAGTACAGGGCCGAATAGATGAGGCCAATCAACGGTACGAAGAGGCGGTGCAAATCTGTAAGCAGGAAATAGCCCAGAACGCCACCAACATGGATTCCTATACGGTGCTTACCTGGGCGCTGTTGCGTCAAAAAAAATATAGCGAAGTACTGGAATGGGGGGCCCAGGGACTGCGGGTAAATCCCAACGATTATCGGGTGATTGAGACCATGGGAGAGGCCCATTTCTTTCTGCGCAATTACGATAAGTGCCTCCAGTTCATGCAACGATACATCAATGGGGCGCCCCAGGGAGAGCGGGTTTCGGTGGCCTATTTTTTCATGGGCGAGGTGTATCGGCTCCAGAAAAAGTGGAACCATGCGGATATGGCCTACTCTATGGCGGTTCGTTTAGAGCCGAACATGCCTATCTGGTGGTTCCGGCTGGGCTTTGTGCTGGAAGCCTTAAACGACTTTCCGAATGCCCAAAAGGCCTACGAACGGGCGGTAAAGTTAAATCCTACCTTTAAGGATGCGCTAGACGGACTGGAACGGATAAAACGACGGGGCTAG
- a CDS encoding outer membrane beta-barrel protein, with amino-acid sequence MKRSVMLFVSFVLGGLLFAQEVKMSFGLAGGFSPVWLKYESSSLKWERTDNTASVGVFFDATYVQLSVRYAFTVAKSKATATSGGITLESEGEVQANWLDIQALGKYPFKVMENIQAFPLVGIEYLYALSRKEESVTFPEDSLKYLRDWYLLVGAGVDIGLAKNIYIRPSVLYGINLTAKDENVPSSITASGSTLKVNLAFGYTL; translated from the coding sequence ATGAAGAGAAGCGTGATGTTATTCGTAAGTTTTGTGCTTGGGGGACTGCTGTTTGCTCAAGAAGTTAAAATGAGTTTCGGTCTTGCGGGGGGATTTTCGCCGGTGTGGCTCAAATATGAAAGTTCCTCATTAAAATGGGAGAGGACAGATAATACCGCCTCGGTAGGAGTCTTTTTTGATGCTACCTATGTCCAGTTGAGTGTGAGATATGCTTTTACGGTCGCAAAATCAAAAGCTACTGCTACATCGGGGGGAATTACTCTTGAATCGGAAGGGGAAGTGCAAGCGAATTGGTTGGATATCCAGGCCCTCGGAAAGTATCCCTTTAAAGTGATGGAAAATATCCAGGCTTTTCCTCTCGTGGGGATCGAATATTTGTATGCCCTTTCTCGGAAAGAAGAGAGTGTTACTTTCCCAGAAGATTCTTTAAAATACCTGCGGGATTGGTATCTCCTTGTGGGCGCTGGGGTGGATATAGGGCTCGCAAAGAATATTTATATTCGGCCCAGTGTTCTTTACGGAATTAACCTTACCGCGAAGGACGAAAATGTCCCCAGTAGTATTACAGCCAGCGGCTCTACCCTGAAGGTGAATTTAGCTTTTGGGTATACGTTATAA
- a CDS encoding rhomboid family intramembrane serine protease: MIPIGDDNTYRFRTPYITWLLIAINIGMFVFFQGFGTDVETTMAYSMVPQEILTGRDIVTAPKVVVDRWRGERYTIPGLAPTPVPVYLTILISMFMHGGIAHIAGNLLFLSIFGDNVEDRLGHIRYLIFYLVSGVVAAAAHILVCVLTQDALLTPTLGASGAISGIMGAYLVLFPGNRVRVLLFNFIPTTVSAVVVIGMWFIFQLINGLGYLGGMEGDGVAYAAHIGGFLYGFFRIRKYLPKRRRPVIYYY, encoded by the coding sequence ATGATTCCTATTGGGGACGATAACACCTACCGCTTTCGGACTCCCTATATTACCTGGCTTCTTATTGCCATCAATATCGGGATGTTTGTGTTTTTTCAGGGTTTTGGGACTGACGTAGAAACCACCATGGCCTACTCCATGGTGCCTCAGGAAATTCTTACCGGTAGGGATATCGTCACCGCCCCCAAAGTAGTGGTAGACCGTTGGCGGGGGGAACGGTACACCATTCCGGGACTTGCCCCAACACCGGTTCCCGTCTATCTTACGATTCTTATCTCCATGTTTATGCACGGAGGAATCGCCCATATCGCGGGGAACCTTCTGTTCCTTTCAATCTTTGGGGATAACGTGGAGGATCGGCTTGGGCATATCCGATACCTTATTTTCTATCTGGTAAGCGGGGTGGTTGCCGCGGCGGCCCACATCCTGGTCTGTGTGCTTACCCAGGACGCCCTCCTGACCCCCACCTTAGGCGCCAGTGGGGCCATTTCAGGAATCATGGGGGCCTATCTCGTCTTGTTCCCCGGCAATCGGGTCCGGGTGCTCCTGTTTAATTTCATACCCACCACCGTAAGTGCGGTAGTAGTAATTGGCATGTGGTTTATTTTTCAGCTCATCAATGGGTTAGGATACCTTGGAGGCATGGAAGGCGATGGCGTAGCCTATGCAGCCCACATTGGCGGATTCTTATATGGGTTTTTCCGAATCCGTAAATACCTTCCAAAACGAAGACGACCGGTTATCTATTATTATTGA
- a CDS encoding superoxide dismutase, whose product MAFVLDPLPYAFDALEPYIDAKTMEIHHDKHHGTYVAKLNAALEQAPELQGWTIEELLRRLDAVPEKIRQAVRNHGGGHHNHSLFWKILTPGGSKEPSGEVGRLIERDFGSFTSFKEQFSQGAANLFGSGWQWLVLTPERGLKLVSLPNQDSPLSLGLTPILGLDVWEHAYYLKYQNRRTEYIDAFWHVVNWEKVGELLEKAG is encoded by the coding sequence ATGGCTTTTGTATTAGACCCATTACCCTATGCGTTCGATGCGTTAGAACCGTATATTGATGCAAAAACAATGGAAATCCACCATGACAAGCATCATGGTACGTATGTGGCAAAACTCAATGCGGCGCTAGAACAGGCTCCGGAACTCCAGGGGTGGACCATAGAAGAACTTCTACGCCGCCTGGATGCGGTTCCCGAAAAGATTCGTCAGGCGGTGCGTAATCATGGAGGGGGCCACCATAACCATAGCCTGTTCTGGAAAATCCTTACTCCCGGTGGCAGTAAGGAACCCAGCGGCGAGGTCGGTCGTCTAATAGAGAGAGACTTTGGGTCCTTTACCTCGTTTAAAGAACAGTTCTCCCAGGGAGCGGCCAACCTTTTTGGGAGTGGCTGGCAATGGCTGGTGCTCACCCCTGAAAGGGGGCTCAAGCTGGTATCCCTGCCTAATCAAGATTCGCCCCTTTCGTTAGGACTAACCCCGATTCTGGGGCTCGATGTATGGGAGCATGCGTACTACTTGAAATATCAAAATCGGCGAACCGAATACATCGATGCCTTCTGGCACGTGGTAAACTGGGAAAAGGTAGGGGAACTCCTGGAAAAGGCTGGATAA
- a CDS encoding Crp/Fnr family transcriptional regulator: MGQENIHTYKNGEIIFTEGDPGEHMYVLLQGAVELRIKVNGAESVIKVIEEPNDFFGEMALIDGKPRSATAVAIKNTRLLEVNREAFENMILTNGKFALKIIKILSERIRQTNEHIENLLNTNPRDRINRGIVDYALRVNERIHDGSYKVRVLDLKNWLNTKLGITLDEIDNQLFRLLKAQTISYAPTSAQSKECIIVPPAFVKEYDRRTSQGVR, translated from the coding sequence ATGGGCCAGGAAAATATCCATACTTATAAGAACGGAGAGATAATCTTTACCGAAGGAGACCCGGGAGAACATATGTACGTCCTGCTCCAGGGGGCGGTGGAGCTTCGCATTAAAGTGAATGGGGCCGAATCGGTAATCAAGGTGATCGAAGAACCCAATGATTTTTTCGGAGAAATGGCGCTTATTGACGGCAAGCCCCGATCTGCTACGGCTGTGGCGATAAAAAACACACGCCTTCTGGAAGTAAACCGGGAAGCCTTTGAAAACATGATTCTTACCAATGGGAAATTTGCCTTAAAGATCATCAAAATTCTGTCCGAACGGATCCGGCAAACCAATGAGCACATCGAAAATCTGTTGAACACTAACCCCCGGGATCGGATTAACCGGGGTATCGTGGATTATGCGCTCCGTGTTAACGAACGAATTCACGATGGAAGTTACAAAGTACGGGTCCTGGACTTAAAAAACTGGCTTAATACAAAATTGGGTATTACCCTGGACGAGATTGATAATCAGCTCTTTCGTCTTTTAAAGGCCCAGACTATTAGCTATGCCCCTACCAGCGCTCAATCGAAGGAATGTATTATTGTGCCGCCCGCTTTCGTGAAAGAATACGATCGCCGGACTTCGCAGGGGGTGCGGTAA
- the gltA gene encoding NADPH-dependent glutamate synthase has product MEHHSKELLDRQAQTLLQELLAKKQAGTLTPRERLAIPPQEMPSQDPHERAHNVEEVALGYTEAQARLEAERCLQCKNAPCVKGCPVQVPIPRFIGEIQKGNFKAAIDAIKETNLLPAVCGRVCPQEKQCQLECTVGKSLKDINKAVSIGRLERFVADWEREQGLVTPPPVKPKTGKRVAVIGSGPAGITVAADVAREGHEVVLFEAFHKPGGVMVYGIPEFRLPKRIVEAEIELLTKMGVRIETNFLVGRTRTLQQLLEEDGFDAAFVGVGAGLPKFLGCPGENLVGVFSANEYLTRANLMKAYDTSRAATPIYKSRIVAVVGGGNVAMDAARMALRLGAEQVHVIYRRTREEMPARAEEVAHAIEEGVIFNFLRNPTRILGNEQGRVVAMELQKFELGEPDASGRRSPVAIPGSEYVFECDTVIVALGNESNPLLIKTTEGLAVDKKGRILVGEDQKTSLDRVYAGGDIVLGSATVILAMGEGREAARAINKLLAEK; this is encoded by the coding sequence ATGGAACATCACAGTAAAGAACTATTAGATAGACAGGCCCAGACCCTTTTACAGGAACTGCTCGCTAAAAAACAGGCGGGGACCCTTACTCCCCGGGAACGGCTCGCCATCCCCCCCCAGGAAATGCCCTCTCAGGATCCCCATGAACGGGCCCATAATGTGGAAGAGGTAGCCCTGGGGTACACCGAAGCCCAGGCAAGGCTCGAAGCAGAACGATGCCTCCAATGCAAGAATGCCCCCTGTGTGAAGGGTTGTCCTGTGCAGGTACCTATTCCCCGGTTTATTGGGGAAATCCAGAAGGGCAACTTTAAGGCCGCCATTGACGCAATAAAAGAGACCAATCTTCTGCCCGCCGTATGTGGCCGGGTATGTCCCCAGGAAAAACAGTGCCAGCTTGAATGTACCGTGGGCAAAAGTCTTAAAGACATTAACAAAGCGGTCTCTATCGGCCGGCTCGAGCGTTTTGTGGCCGATTGGGAACGGGAACAGGGACTTGTAACACCACCGCCGGTAAAGCCAAAGACGGGCAAACGGGTAGCCGTCATAGGTTCCGGCCCCGCGGGCATCACCGTCGCGGCCGACGTGGCCCGAGAAGGCCATGAGGTCGTCCTCTTTGAGGCCTTCCACAAACCGGGTGGAGTGATGGTCTATGGGATCCCCGAGTTCCGACTCCCCAAAAGGATTGTGGAAGCCGAAATCGAACTCCTTACCAAAATGGGGGTCCGGATAGAAACCAACTTTCTCGTAGGACGAACCAGGACCCTTCAGCAACTTCTGGAAGAAGATGGTTTTGATGCGGCCTTTGTGGGTGTCGGGGCAGGGTTGCCGAAATTCCTCGGATGTCCCGGAGAAAACCTCGTGGGGGTCTTCAGCGCCAACGAGTATCTTACCCGGGCTAATCTTATGAAGGCCTACGACACCAGCCGGGCCGCAACCCCTATCTACAAATCCCGCATCGTAGCAGTGGTGGGTGGGGGCAATGTGGCCATGGATGCGGCCCGCATGGCCCTGCGCCTCGGGGCAGAACAGGTCCACGTAATATATCGCCGTACCCGGGAAGAAATGCCCGCCCGGGCCGAAGAGGTGGCCCACGCCATAGAAGAAGGGGTGATATTTAACTTCCTGCGGAACCCTACCCGTATTCTTGGCAACGAACAGGGCCGAGTGGTGGCCATGGAACTCCAGAAATTTGAACTGGGGGAACCCGATGCTTCCGGGAGAAGAAGCCCCGTGGCTATTCCTGGCTCGGAATATGTATTCGAGTGTGATACCGTCATCGTTGCCCTGGGGAACGAATCCAATCCGCTTTTGATAAAAACCACCGAAGGCCTGGCGGTAGATAAAAAAGGTCGCATCTTAGTAGGGGAAGACCAAAAAACCAGCCTGGACCGGGTGTATGCGGGGGGCGATATCGTGCTGGGCTCTGCCACGGTGATCCTTGCCATGGGCGAAGGGCGAGAAGCCGCCCGGGCCATAAACAAGCTTCTTGCAGAAAAGTAG
- a CDS encoding sulfide/dihydroorotate dehydrogenase-like FAD/NAD-binding protein: MNRIIRKKQLSAEVFEIEVEAPLIAQNRKAGQFVIVQIDSEWGERIPLTIADADPKRGTITMVFQTVGASTHRLGAKQEGDFVENILGPLGNPTHIERFGRVVCVGGGIGVAPLHPIAQAMKAAGNYLIVIIGARTKDLVIFEDRMRAIADELIIVTDDGSYGRKALVTEPLKEYCEKSPPPDLAVAIGPPIMMKFCAETTRPFKVPTVVSLNTIMIDGTGMCGGCRVSVGGETKFVCVDGPEFDGHLVDFDNMMQRLRAYKEREDQDHHKCHLELQIEQLPAGGSR; the protein is encoded by the coding sequence TTGAATAGGATTATCCGAAAAAAACAACTTTCGGCAGAGGTCTTCGAAATTGAGGTAGAAGCTCCTCTTATTGCTCAGAACAGGAAGGCCGGTCAGTTTGTGATTGTTCAGATTGATTCCGAATGGGGTGAACGGATACCCCTTACGATTGCTGACGCAGACCCCAAACGGGGCACCATCACCATGGTTTTTCAGACCGTGGGAGCCAGTACCCATCGGCTGGGCGCCAAGCAGGAAGGAGACTTTGTGGAAAACATCCTGGGGCCCCTGGGGAACCCTACCCATATTGAACGGTTTGGGCGGGTGGTATGCGTGGGCGGTGGTATTGGGGTGGCACCCCTTCACCCTATTGCCCAGGCAATGAAAGCCGCGGGGAACTATCTGATAGTGATTATCGGAGCCCGGACAAAGGACCTGGTGATCTTCGAAGACCGCATGCGGGCCATCGCAGACGAACTCATCATCGTTACCGATGATGGCTCCTACGGGCGGAAAGCCCTGGTCACAGAGCCATTAAAGGAATACTGCGAAAAAAGCCCGCCCCCCGATCTCGCGGTGGCCATTGGGCCCCCTATCATGATGAAATTCTGTGCCGAAACAACCCGGCCTTTCAAGGTTCCCACGGTGGTATCCCTTAACACTATCATGATCGACGGAACCGGCATGTGCGGCGGGTGCCGGGTCAGTGTGGGGGGAGAAACCAAATTCGTTTGTGTGGATGGCCCCGAATTCGATGGGCACCTCGTGGACTTTGATAACATGATGCAGCGACTGAGGGCATATAAAGAAAGGGAAGATCAGGATCATCACAAATGCCATCTGGAACTCCAGATTGAACAACTCCCGGCAGGAGGAAGCCGCTAA
- a CDS encoding permease — protein MAQKNLSPNRALGYMVLVFLFAYFIPFDAPRVVTAIQEAFLMLSDYAQQHVLLCVVPALFIAGAITVFLNQRSVIRYLGPSAPKPLAYGVASISGAILAVCSCTVLPLFKGIYKKGAGLGPAIAFLYSGPAINILAIVMSYKVFGWKLGLARMVGAILFSIVIGLIMQFFFRKEDEARLADERMFSYTRDDGERSLGQMAVYMLSMIGILVFVNWASSQGNSPLWDFIYSIKYWITAGFALMLGYALIRWFTKDDLHIWVVATRDFALQILPLLFGGVLVAGFLLGRPGHEALIPSQWVNRLVGGNSLLANFFAALAGAFMYFATLTEVPIVQGLLGSGMGQGPALALLLAGPSLSLPSMLVIWGELGTKKTITYVSLVVLLSTLVGFGFGMIG, from the coding sequence ATGGCACAAAAAAATCTTTCCCCCAACAGGGCCTTGGGCTACATGGTCCTGGTGTTTTTGTTTGCTTATTTTATTCCCTTTGACGCTCCCCGGGTGGTCACCGCAATTCAGGAAGCCTTTCTCATGTTAAGTGACTATGCCCAACAGCACGTCCTACTCTGCGTGGTACCCGCCCTTTTTATTGCGGGGGCCATCACGGTCTTTCTGAATCAACGTTCGGTAATTCGATACCTAGGTCCCTCGGCACCTAAACCCCTGGCCTACGGAGTTGCTTCGATTTCGGGGGCCATTCTTGCGGTATGTTCCTGCACGGTCCTTCCTCTTTTTAAGGGGATCTACAAGAAGGGCGCCGGCCTCGGCCCTGCCATCGCCTTTCTCTATTCAGGCCCGGCGATTAATATTCTGGCCATTGTGATGTCCTATAAAGTTTTTGGGTGGAAACTTGGCCTGGCCCGAATGGTGGGGGCCATCCTCTTTTCAATCGTGATAGGCCTTATCATGCAGTTTTTCTTTCGAAAAGAAGATGAAGCCCGTCTTGCGGATGAACGGATGTTTTCCTATACCAGAGACGATGGTGAACGCAGCCTTGGACAAATGGCCGTATACATGCTCTCGATGATAGGTATTCTTGTTTTCGTTAATTGGGCGAGTTCCCAGGGGAATTCTCCCCTCTGGGATTTCATTTATTCAATTAAGTACTGGATAACCGCAGGGTTCGCCCTTATGTTGGGGTATGCTCTTATCCGGTGGTTCACAAAGGATGATCTCCACATCTGGGTAGTAGCAACCCGGGATTTTGCCCTTCAGATTCTTCCCCTTCTCTTTGGGGGAGTCCTCGTCGCGGGCTTTTTATTGGGACGACCAGGCCATGAGGCGCTCATTCCTTCCCAGTGGGTAAATCGCCTGGTGGGGGGAAATTCCCTGCTAGCCAATTTTTTCGCCGCCCTCGCAGGGGCCTTTATGTATTTTGCAACCCTTACGGAGGTTCCCATCGTTCAGGGGCTGTTAGGCAGCGGGATGGGCCAGGGGCCTGCCCTGGCCCTGCTCCTGGCGGGACCATCCCTTTCTTTGCCTTCCATGCTCGTTATCTGGGGAGAATTGGGGACCAAAAAAACGATTACCTACGTAAGCCTGGTGGTGCTTCTATCCACCCTGGTCGGTTTCGGCTTTGGGATGATAGGTTGA
- a CDS encoding 5'-nucleotidase C-terminal domain-containing protein, with amino-acid sequence MKSVPRYSLRWWLAIVFVVCIGCASGPQLGQKEGGPSSGSVASTNLDAKPLSLSIFHVNDTHAKLESAFVEFRMDLNPELKAKRTFIELGGFPRLWSAVETLRAQKPNSLFLHAGDAFQGTLYFTEFKGLADGDFLNAMKLDALVVGNHEFDKGPQVLADFIKTVNFPVLACNVDFSAESRLKDLIKPYVIREIGGSRVAIVGLANSSTPDISSPGPTIKFLDSRSSLERVIKELEEMGINKIIVLSHEGFELDKELAQKVAGIDVIVGGHSHYLLGETKDIGLNAVGSYPLALTTPRNEPVLVTTSWQWAYVIGDLDVRFDERGVITSYQGTPRFVAGLDRFRVYDLPDQEGKLKRVQFQRTPEGRYISFEYDGKAYNQEPAAASRDSYGTVISALVNKLTADSRFLLVSPRAEGLEKLARYSPAIKALQAKLATTTTEVLKRGNNQGPGPIIADSMRWKTKADVAIMNPGGVRIDLPAGDISVAQIYELQPFANTLVTLTITGQELVNILEDMADFCITSYTKSPETAYLYVSGLRLQLLVNNSKGSRVREVEVLSADGSYKPLNLAGSYSLVVNNFMADGGDRNETLKAIPKARKYDTGFVDSEVMLDYVQGKTLRETKEERVKNIL; translated from the coding sequence ATGAAATCGGTACCACGGTATAGCCTGCGGTGGTGGTTAGCTATTGTTTTCGTAGTATGTATCGGCTGTGCTTCAGGTCCCCAGCTGGGACAAAAGGAAGGAGGCCCAAGTAGTGGGTCAGTGGCAAGCACTAATCTTGATGCTAAACCCCTCAGCCTTTCTATCTTTCATGTGAACGATACCCACGCAAAATTGGAGAGCGCCTTTGTGGAATTCCGTATGGACTTGAACCCGGAACTCAAGGCAAAGCGCACCTTTATAGAATTAGGGGGCTTTCCCCGACTCTGGTCGGCGGTGGAAACTCTGCGGGCCCAAAAGCCAAACAGCCTTTTTCTCCATGCAGGAGATGCCTTCCAGGGGACCCTCTATTTTACCGAATTTAAGGGCCTGGCGGACGGAGATTTTTTGAATGCCATGAAGCTCGATGCCCTGGTGGTAGGGAATCATGAATTTGATAAGGGGCCCCAGGTGCTGGCAGATTTTATCAAAACGGTGAATTTCCCTGTTCTGGCCTGTAATGTGGATTTCTCTGCCGAATCAAGACTGAAGGATCTTATTAAGCCCTATGTGATTCGGGAGATTGGCGGAAGTCGGGTGGCTATCGTTGGCCTGGCCAATTCTTCAACCCCCGATATTTCGAGCCCCGGACCTACCATTAAATTCCTTGATTCTCGAAGCAGCCTTGAAAGGGTTATCAAAGAACTGGAAGAAATGGGGATCAACAAAATCATCGTTCTTTCCCACGAAGGTTTTGAACTTGATAAAGAACTGGCCCAGAAGGTCGCTGGCATTGACGTGATTGTGGGCGGCCATTCCCACTATCTGCTTGGGGAAACAAAAGATATAGGATTGAATGCTGTGGGGTCCTATCCTCTCGCGCTTACTACACCCCGAAATGAGCCAGTTCTGGTGACTACCAGTTGGCAATGGGCCTATGTTATTGGGGATCTGGATGTACGGTTTGATGAACGGGGGGTGATAACATCCTACCAGGGAACACCCCGTTTTGTGGCAGGGCTGGATCGATTCAGAGTGTATGATCTTCCCGATCAAGAGGGAAAATTAAAGCGGGTGCAATTCCAGCGAACCCCCGAGGGACGCTACATCTCTTTTGAGTACGATGGGAAAGCCTATAATCAGGAGCCTGCTGCCGCATCTCGCGATTCCTATGGAACTGTGATATCGGCTTTAGTGAACAAATTGACCGCCGATTCCCGCTTCCTATTGGTTTCCCCCAGAGCGGAGGGGCTTGAAAAACTTGCCCGTTATAGCCCTGCTATTAAGGCGCTCCAGGCAAAACTTGCTACCACTACCACGGAGGTGCTGAAACGGGGAAACAACCAGGGACCGGGCCCTATTATCGCAGATAGCATGCGCTGGAAAACCAAGGCCGATGTGGCAATTATGAATCCCGGTGGGGTGCGCATAGATCTCCCCGCGGGGGATATTTCGGTGGCCCAAATTTACGAACTCCAGCCCTTTGCTAACACCTTAGTGACGCTTACCATAACGGGCCAGGAACTGGTGAATATCCTGGAAGATATGGCCGATTTCTGTATTACCAGTTATACCAAAAGCCCTGAAACGGCTTACCTCTATGTGTCAGGTCTTCGCTTGCAATTGTTAGTAAACAATAGTAAGGGAAGCCGGGTGCGCGAAGTAGAGGTACTCTCCGCCGATGGTTCCTATAAGCCCCTTAATCTGGCTGGTTCCTACAGTCTTGTGGTGAATAACTTTATGGCCGATGGGGGCGACAGGAACGAAACCCTTAAGGCGATTCCTAAGGCCCGCAAATACGATACGGGTTTTGTAGATTCAGAAGTAATGCTTGATTATGTCCAGGGTAAGACCCTGCGAGAGACAAAAGAAGAGCGGGTTAAAAATATCCTCTAA
- a CDS encoding MATE family efflux transporter gives MKKFGPLSFYREALHIALPVMLQQLIMSLVSLVDNFMVAGLGDIKMAAVNVANQVNFVYLVATWTLCGAGGIYLAQYRGARDRAGMQQAYRFKVIMTFLVTLVYMVLVWTIPEKLIALMTNGNAAQDEIIVYAVQYLKLVSFTFIPMALSTSIGTSFREVGLPTIPLVISVLSTLVNTFGNWVFIYGNLGAPRLEVAGAAYATIIARLVELTAFLTYSRWKRAEFFVSLWHIWRVKMSLMVTILGKSLMMIVSELNWVLSETVVTALYNSRGGAEVVAGMAAGWTIANIFFLVFNGIHAATAVVVGGVLGAGRLEEARNRARWLLSGSLVAGVVVGVGAIIATGLIPLVFANLTPSARSVTSGLVLVIALYMPLWTVLNAQFAISRAGGDTALGMYVDVSVNTLLFVPGAIALTLFTPLGPVLMFGIIKTTDIVKYLIARWYLKKERWVRNLTVQEQ, from the coding sequence ATGAAAAAATTCGGTCCCTTATCGTTTTATCGAGAAGCGCTCCATATTGCTTTGCCGGTGATGCTCCAGCAACTTATCATGAGCCTGGTATCGCTGGTGGATAATTTTATGGTGGCCGGCCTGGGTGATATTAAAATGGCCGCCGTCAATGTGGCAAATCAGGTGAATTTTGTGTATCTCGTGGCGACCTGGACCCTCTGTGGGGCGGGGGGAATCTACCTTGCCCAGTATCGAGGCGCTCGGGATAGGGCAGGGATGCAGCAGGCCTACCGGTTCAAGGTGATTATGACCTTCCTGGTAACCCTGGTATACATGGTCCTGGTGTGGACCATCCCCGAAAAGCTCATCGCCCTCATGACCAACGGCAATGCGGCCCAGGACGAAATCATTGTGTATGCCGTTCAATACCTTAAACTCGTGTCTTTCACCTTTATTCCTATGGCCCTTTCTACTTCTATCGGGACGTCCTTTCGGGAAGTAGGGCTGCCCACAATCCCGCTGGTCATATCGGTGCTTTCCACCTTAGTGAACACCTTTGGCAACTGGGTTTTTATCTATGGAAACCTGGGGGCCCCCCGACTCGAGGTCGCCGGCGCGGCCTATGCAACTATCATAGCTCGCCTTGTGGAACTTACGGCTTTTTTAACCTATAGCCGATGGAAGCGGGCGGAATTCTTTGTTTCCCTGTGGCATATCTGGCGGGTAAAAATGAGCCTTATGGTTACCATTTTAGGGAAATCGCTGATGATGATTGTTTCGGAACTCAACTGGGTGCTTTCTGAAACGGTCGTTACCGCCCTCTACAATAGCCGGGGTGGCGCGGAGGTCGTGGCTGGTATGGCCGCAGGCTGGACCATCGCGAATATCTTTTTCTTAGTGTTTAATGGCATTCATGCCGCTACTGCGGTGGTGGTAGGTGGGGTCCTGGGGGCCGGACGCCTTGAGGAGGCCCGCAATAGGGCCCGCTGGCTGTTAAGCGGTTCTTTAGTGGCCGGTGTCGTGGTGGGAGTGGGGGCAATCATAGCTACCGGTCTTATCCCCCTCGTTTTTGCCAATTTAACCCCCTCTGCCCGCTCGGTAACCTCTGGTCTGGTGCTTGTTATTGCCCTGTACATGCCCCTCTGGACGGTGTTAAACGCCCAATTTGCCATAAGCCGAGCGGGGGGAGACACTGCCCTGGGAATGTATGTGGATGTCTCGGTGAATACCCTGTTGTTTGTTCCAGGGGCAATTGCGCTTACCCTTTTTACACCCCTTGGTCCGGTCCTCATGTTTGGTATTATTAAAACCACCGACATCGTAAAGTATCTTATCGCCCGATGGTATCTTAAAAAAGAACGCTGGGTACGGAATCTTACGGTTCAGGAACAATAA